A region of Tigriopus californicus strain San Diego chromosome 7, Tcal_SD_v2.1, whole genome shotgun sequence DNA encodes the following proteins:
- the LOC131883527 gene encoding rhodopsin-like, which produces MAVSPHNFTIHFRSPLLQTTSNVLIVSLSLSDFIMVLKTPMAAFNNFVQYPAMGHTGCLVYGATSIISGLSSIWVLSAITYERYKVIASGFSGQNKFSMNTILTILALIWGFSTLLAIFPFLGWNAYVYEGFFTTCTMNSIAQDVWDRSYTYFLLVVAYLIPMCIITYSNMSIVYNNKTNNKEIFELMNMRKRSFQTSNTSESVSTIANNSNVEQGSTPLVPGMSSNVHVNKFKQDRHMIEIRLAKVAFFLILLWLVAWTPYALVFFWSLTPYSQYLHPIYDVFPGVFCKMSAAINPYIYGLCLPKFRREIYRIFFRAFFCRSRSPNRGCVN; this is translated from the exons ATGGCTGTGAGCCCTCATAATTTCACGATTCATTTCAGGTCACCCCTTCTTCAAACCACGTCGAATGTTCTCATTGTGTCGCTCAGCTTGTCAGACTTTATTATGGTCCTCAAAACGCCAATGGCTGcattcaataattttgtccaatatcCAGCAATGGGTCACACAG GTTGTCTCGTCTATGGAGCCACGAGCATCATTTCCGGGCTGTCCTCCATTTGGGTGCTGAGTGCCATCACTTACGAACGGTATAAGGTGATTGCCAGTGGATTCAGTGgtcaaaacaagttttccATGAACACCATCCTTACTATTTTGGCTCTCATTTGGGGCTTCTCCACTCTGTTGGCCATATTTCCATTCCTGGGATGGAACGCTTATGTTTACGAG GGTTTCTTCACCACGTGTACGATGAACAGCATCGCCCAAGACGTTTGGGATCGAAGTTACACCTACTTTCTTTTGGTGGTGGCCTATTTGATTCCCATGTGTATCATCACCTACTCAAACATGAGCATCGTTTACAATAACAAGACCAATAACAAGGAGATTTTCGAGCTGATGAACATGCGCAAACGTTCTTTTCAAACATCGAACACCTCGGAATCGGTCAGCACCATCGCGAACAACTCCAATGTGGAACAAGGATCTACTCCGTTGGTCCCGGGCATGTCCTCCAACGTTCACGTTAATAAATTCAAGCAAGACCGACACATG ATTGAGATCCGATTGGCCAAAGTGGCATTCTTTCTCATTCTTTTGTGGTTGGTGGCATGGACGCCGTATGCATTGGTATTCTTTTGGTCTCTCACTCCATATAGTCAATATCTTCATCCGATTTATGATGTCTTTCCTGGGGTTTTCTGCAAAATGTCCGCCGCAATCAACCCTTACATCTATGGGTTATG cTTACCCAAGTTTCGGCGTGAGATCTATCGAATATTTTTCCGAGCCTTTTTTTGCCGAAGTCGCTCTCCCAACCGTGGATGTGTCAACTGA